TCTTGGGCAAGCTGTCCGTAGGACACGAATCCTCAAAAGGCGCACTATCCCAGTCTGTTACTTCTGTTGAATTTACAATAACCATCGTGCCTCCATACATAAATAGAAATGGTAAGCATGTACCATTGTCAAGCCTTGTCGGAATGTAACACCACCATCATGTCATGGAAATGCTCTGTCGCTAATCTAAATGCATCGTATGGGGCTGTTTTGGGATGATTTAGGATTGAAAAGTAGATTTTCGTAAATAATCTTTTTCTCCTATAATCTCTAATTTTTTTAAATATTCGTTTCATAGCAATATATTTAATCGTTCTTTGAAATACTGATACAACCGACCAAAGCAGTTCCTACACAGCTCTTACCTCCCTAACAAGGTCTGAAACGATAGCGTAAATCTTCTCAAGGAAGTGATTACGCTCGGCTACATCGAGGTTTGTCTCTCCTTTCGCTTTCTTGTAGGCTCTTATGGAGATATGGTAGCAATAATACAGACGCTCGTACACCTTGTGCCACACGTCCCTCTGCATGGTGTTCGTGGCTGCTGCGTATCTGTTCACGAGCTGACGGATTTTGTCCCTCAAAGACGGCTCCACGACTTCCTCCTCTGAAATCGTTACCGTGAGAAGTTTCCGGCCATTCTCCGCCCGCTCCCTGTCGAGTGCGTCCATACGGTTCTCCAGTACCTTCAGTCTGTGTTCCTGCTCCACCATAAGCTGAGCCTGTTTCAGCAGATACTCGGCACCAGTAAGCTGCTGTGGCTTCTCCTGTTGTCCTTTGAGGGCAGTTTCCATCTTGTTGAAGGCTGCGATATAGTCAAGTTTGAACTTCATCGCCTTTTTCCCTGTGAATCCCATAGCAAGGAGGGTAAACCCATCACGATTCATTACAAACATCGGATATTCCTGTCCATTCTGCACACTAACATAAGTCGCTTCTTCAAACATAGGGGTCTCGTTATTTTTGAGGACACCCCCTGTAAGGATGCTGCGAATGGCTTTCAAGACATTGTCGTGCGACTTCCCAAACTTCTCTGCAACCAACAAACTATTGGTTAAAACTTGGTGGTCTTCACTACAATAAACTATTTCTGACATAATATAAACTATAATAAAGATTAAACTGCTAACGGGAAGAGGAGCGAGTCCCCAGAGTTTGCCCTTACCCGTGATTGCTCATCGGGAAGGCTCTGAGGTTGTCTGCTTGACGGTTGTCGTCGCTGAGTAGCCCCACCACCACGGAGGACAATTCCGTAACGGTCGCCCGGCTTTCCACCATTGTCGGTGTCCCACCATCATCCGGACTCAAGTCTTGATGTTTGCCGTGTGTCCCACTTGCTAAGATGCAGGCCGTGGCGGTACTTCGCTCGTCTCCTCCTGCAAATCAAGGTCGGTTGTATAAAAAACAAAAAACCTCTGCAAGTGTGAGAGCCTTACAGAGGTGAAATATCTAAACTCCCGAAAGGGAAAATTTAGCGATGTCATTTGCATTTCTCTCACAAATGCAACGCAAAGATACTATCTTTTTAGATACCAAACAAATATTTTGGAGGATTTTTTATGGAAAAGACAAAAAAGGACAGATTATTCGAGGTTATGGAAGCCTTGGGATTGTCAGATTATCGGGTTTATACAGATGTTCCCGAGATAACAAAAAATATGATGACAAAATTGCGAAATGGAGAAACAAAAGACGCCTCGTCTAAGATACTTGAGCCATTTTGTAAGCATTACAAGAAAGTAAACCCATCCTATTTGTTAATAGGCGAAGGCTCCATGTTCACTACAGGCGACAATAACCAGTCCATTGTCGCAGGAGGAAATGTAACCAACTCAAACAACAGGACGACAGGAACATCCGGTATAAGTACAGCAAAGGCTGTTAAGCCGTATCTGCGTGAGGAACTTGCAAATATACCTTATGTTCCGGTGGATGCAAAGGCTTCTTTCATTGAAAGTCTCTACGACAATGCTTATGAAATGGAGACATACGGAGTAATGGCAGAAGATGGGGAGCAACTTAATGAAGCTGAATACAAAGTGTTTCAAATAGACGGAGACAGCATGATACCGAACATTCCGGATAGGTCTAAAGTTCTTGCAAAAATAATACCTGAGACAAAATGGGAGGAAGCATCAGGAGTTGTATTCGTCATCTATGGAAAAACTCTAACCATAAAGCGAATCTTAAAAAATAGCTTATTTAGCAAAAATATACTCACACTTAAAGCAGACAACCCTGTTTACGGGCAAGTGGATGTGGAAAGAAACGAGATAAGAGGAATATGGCAGGCTATTCGAATAGTGAGCCAAAGAATTGTTTAATTTAATATTTCATAGATGGGAAATAATCAAGAATTGGTTGCTGAACAAGGAAATATCAGCGATTCCAATAACAGTAACGAGGGAAACGCAGGGCGTGATATACTCAATAACTATACCGACAAAAATGCCGTAAATATGGAGATACATTCCAGTCAAGACGAAGTAATCAAAGGCCTGAAATCCGTCATTTTAGGATTGCAGCATCAGATTGACAGGATGCAGGACCAGATGGAGGTGTATCAGAAGCAGTTTACCAAGGCGCAGGAACTCAAGGAAAAACTTATGGATATGCTTTTGGAGGACAGGAAACTATTGCAGAAAAAATTAGAGGGTTTAAATTAGTTTTAGCAATGTTTCAACATTGGAGCTTATATGTTTTACAAACGCCTGTAAATAAAGCGTTTACACTCTTAAAGGACTTCGTTTCCGGTTCTGAAGGTCTTGGGTTTGAATCCCAACGGAGTCACCAACAGTAAAAAGAGAGTGTACGAATGGCGTTCACTCTCTTTTCTTTTTCAGTCTTACACCTATCTTATAAGCATACTTTACAGCAAGCCACGCACAATCGCTGCAAGGCTCTTGCCGTCTGCCATAGGCAACTGTGCCTTCACAGCCTTGATGATAATGCCCATATTCGCGCCCGGATTGGCTGCAATCGCTTCCTTTGCACACGCAGTAACTTCCTCTTCAGTAGGAACGGCAGGGAGATACAGGCTGATAATGTCAAGTTCCTTTTTCTCATTTTCAGCCAATTCCCCACGCCCGGCTTTCTCATACTGGTCGATGGCATCCTTGCGCTGCGCCACCATTTTCTTGAGAATGGAAAATTCCGTCTCCTCATCCATCTCCTTGCCTGCGCCCTCCTTGGAAGTCTTGAACTTCAGGAACTCTGTCTTTATCAGACGGAGCACGTCGCGTTTCTCTGTTTTCTTAGCCACCATCGCATCGCGAATCAGCTCATCAATATTGCCGTTAATCATCTTAATATATATTTTAGTTTGTCTTAAAACACATTTGTAGGTCTGCCCTCTCTGCAAAAGTAGCAAAATTTTGCTTAGTTTCATTCCGATATTCAATGTTTTTTCTGCAAAAGCGCAAATATCGCTCCAAGTTCAAGCTGATTCCGAACCCAGAGACATCAGTTTTCCCATCCGTAAGTCCTCAAGTGATTCATCTTTATACATCTAAAATATACGACCCGTAAGTATCTGAAAATCAATTATCTTTTTCCTCATTTCCATTCTTGCGAAGATTGCGTCCCATTCTTCGCAAAAACGCAATGCAATCTTGCGAAG
The Prevotella sp. HUN102 genome window above contains:
- a CDS encoding Rha family transcriptional regulator, producing MSEIVYCSEDHQVLTNSLLVAEKFGKSHDNVLKAIRSILTGGVLKNNETPMFEEATYVSVQNGQEYPMFVMNRDGFTLLAMGFTGKKAMKFKLDYIAAFNKMETALKGQQEKPQQLTGAEYLLKQAQLMVEQEHRLKVLENRMDALDRERAENGRKLLTVTISEEEVVEPSLRDKIRQLVNRYAAATNTMQRDVWHKVYERLYYCYHISIRAYKKAKGETNLDVAERNHFLEKIYAIVSDLVREVRAV
- a CDS encoding GatB/YqeY domain-containing protein; this translates as MINGNIDELIRDAMVAKKTEKRDVLRLIKTEFLKFKTSKEGAGKEMDEETEFSILKKMVAQRKDAIDQYEKAGRGELAENEKKELDIISLYLPAVPTEEEVTACAKEAIAANPGANMGIIIKAVKAQLPMADGKSLAAIVRGLL
- a CDS encoding S24/S26 family peptidase is translated as MEKTKKDRLFEVMEALGLSDYRVYTDVPEITKNMMTKLRNGETKDASSKILEPFCKHYKKVNPSYLLIGEGSMFTTGDNNQSIVAGGNVTNSNNRTTGTSGISTAKAVKPYLREELANIPYVPVDAKASFIESLYDNAYEMETYGVMAEDGEQLNEAEYKVFQIDGDSMIPNIPDRSKVLAKIIPETKWEEASGVVFVIYGKTLTIKRILKNSLFSKNILTLKADNPVYGQVDVERNEIRGIWQAIRIVSQRIV